A section of the Pogoniulus pusillus isolate bPogPus1 chromosome 3, bPogPus1.pri, whole genome shotgun sequence genome encodes:
- the PCF11 gene encoding pre-mRNA cleavage complex 2 protein Pcf11 isoform X2: MSTPESSAGSSEAREDACRDYQSSLEDLTFNSKPHINMLTILAEENVPFAKDIVSLIEAQIAKAPASEKLPVMYLMDSIVKNVGREYLTAFTKNLVATFICVFEKVDENTRKSLFKLRSTWDDIFPLKKLYALDVRVNSLDPAWPIKPLPPNVNTSSIHVNPKFLNKSPEESAAPTSAVTSGASTPPSVPEIQKNLTQEQLIRQQLLAKQKQLLELQQKKLELELEQTKAQLAVSLSVQQGSSTVASVPAPSKQHMSPTPHMTVKPPHQTAVQPEKNKPSPSPPLHDTKIVNRDPRLNRMAQHSSHAKDQSHRKEFPPSMTSQSDTKANKTTQAEKQNSTKQEKQKGSEKTQKKELDQSEAKSKSPSPLKNKIPSSKDTKTQECESTKVSEISKRDPRLKRHLQDKSEGKEDEVKDKRRSTEKKEKEEHKTGEHRTAGSRNKVVNGAVQKQDTATEESEKQSGKQGRSSNRKRSRSRSPKARSPSTHSPKRRERRSPKRRLRSLSPTSSTPKIGKIRQIGPKQSHVEEGTQAARDERNSNKRNAKQEVRDPRRVKKAQEDRPQETTSQHSTKASPDPKENAENWQGSKSGKRWKSGWEENKNSQQNEEHQALGKTPHQRHRENWPAGKGILSPRAPKQQHRLSVDANLQIPKELTSASKRELLKKANDRLTSGEITQDEFLMVAHQIRQLFQYQEGKHRCSVWDSPTEDKCGLKKKPLLSDAELTYYEHKAKLKRTQVQHSLSRLDLLDPDDILDYHIPDALLSGIECEQAKAKRGVQFDRKEPFGERSRRHSPVSGTNRPFPDNLSPLESRRRLEEQSATKGARGSKNFDPYDNWGESDEFRDALRQQGKSTTDFQKIDGDAICRFENREERQLLGQAGVREEPRSPFSERFKRARFEDPEKAPFAESPGSRFGGIEAKQRITALMEDRALFDGSPRQAAARVGVDGQGSPFVDGPAAGSSSRIDGPPGQAAMRFEGPLVGAGASQFDGPHAGAGGAGALRFDGPPGQLAGALRFEGPPGQVGGGGPLRFEGPLGQIGGPLRFEGPAGQPVGGPRFEGPGVGLRFEGPRGQPSGGLRFEGPHGQPGGGLRFEGPHLQPLGPHGQPGGGLRFEGPHGQPMGPHGPSGGGLRFEGPHGPSGLRLEGPHGQPGVGPRLIDGPVHQVAGGLRFDGPLGRAGPRFDGCHAAGFDGQPGQLSLLQRFDGIHGQPGPRFERVPGQQAQPRFDAPIPQRFDGPHQSASRFDLPLGLQGARFENVANHPASRLEMSPYGQGGPFVDHPGPGYNGPSHGMQFQRPDLFDGSPGPNFNGPAGPGAQNFPLRGAGHYFEEKGLQGPQYGNFNNMPMGSNQVSVMSAQPGSYGQGQQYLPNPGSFVQNPGGALPHSYPDNHLGQLDVNELFAKLLSTGILKLSKTDSTSAQVNETSAQPAAEEEEDDQNEDQNVPDLTNFIVEELRQRYDSVINRLYTGIQCYSCGMRFTTSQTDVYADHLDWHYRQNRTEKDVSRKITHRRWYYSLTDWIEFEEIADLEERAKSQFFEKAHEEVVLKTQEAAKEKEFQSVPAGPAGAVESCEICQEQFEQYWDEEEEEWHLKNAIRVDEKIYHPSCYEDYQNTSSFDCTPSPSKTPVENPLNIMLNIVKQETQQESCDSPKVKEEPDDTPSTCAEESTPASTDIKTEPDESVQMN, encoded by the exons ATGTCGACCCCGGAGAGCAGCGCTGGTAGCAGCGAGGCCCGGGAGGACGCGTGCCGCGATTACCAGTCATCGCTGGAAGACCTGACGTTCAATAGCAAGCCGCATATCAACATGCTGACCATCCTGGCAGAGGAGAACGTGCCCTTCGCCAAGGACATCGTCTCCCTGATCGAGGCGCAAATCGCCAAG GCTCCTGCATCAGAGAAGCTTCCTGTTATGTATCTTATGGATTCCATTGTCAAGAATGTGGGAAGAGAGTATCTTACTGCATTTACTAAAAACCTAGTTGCAACATTTATTTGTGTATTTGAAAAG GTGGATGAAAATACTAGGAAAAGTTTATTTAAATTACGCTCCACATGGGATGATATTTTTCCTTTGAAGAAACTGTATGCACTTGATGTCAGAGTCAACTCATTAGATCCTGCTTGGCCAATTAAACCTCTGCCCCCAAATGTGAATACTTCTAGCATCCATGTGAATCCTAAGTTTTTAAATAAATCG cCAGAGGAATCTGCTGCACCTACCTCTGCTGTCACTTCTGGTGCCTCTACTCCTCCATCTGTTCCTGAAATACAAAAGAATTTGACACAGGAGCAACTCATAAGGCAGCAATTGcttgcaaagcaaaagcagttgTTAGAACTTcaacaaaaaaaattagagctggagctggaacaGACTAAAGCACAGTTG GCTGTATCTCTTAGTGTTcagcaaggatcatctactgtAGCTTCAGTTCCAGCACCATCGAAGCAGCACATGTCTCCCACTCCTCATATGACAGTTAAACCACCTCATCAAACTGCTGTGCAACCTGAAAAAAATAAGCCATCCCCAAGTCCTCCACTTCATGATACAAAAATAGTAAATAGGGATCCTCGACTTAACAGGATGGCTCAACATTCTTCCCATGCTAAAGATCAgtctcacaggaaagaatttccACCAAGCATGACCAGTCAGTCTGATACCAAGGCTAACAAAACAACTCAGGCCGAAAAACAAAACTCAACGAagcaagaaaaacagaaaggaagtgaaaaaacacagaagaaagaaCTTGACCAGTCAGAAGCAAAATCTAAATCACCATCCCCTTTGAAAAATAAGATACCCAGTAGTAAAGATACTAAAACCCAGGAATGTGAAAGCACAAAAGTATCTGAAATTAGTAAGCGGGATCCAAGACTGAAAAGACATCTTCAAGATAAGTCAGAGGGCAAAGAGGATGAGGTGAAAGACAAAAGGAGAAGtacagagaaaaaagaaaaagaggaacaTAAGACAGGTGAACACagaacagcaggcagcagaaataAAGTAGTTAATGGTGCTGTTCAGAAGCAAGATACAGCTACAGAGGAGTCGGAGAAACAGAGTGGGAAACAGGGGAGATCAAGTAATAGAAAACGGTCACGATCACGCTCTCCTAAAGCACGGTCACCATCCACACATTCTCCAAAAAGACGAGAGAGGAGATCACCCAAAAGAAGACTTAGGAGCTTATCTCCCACTTCATCAACTCCTAAAATTGGAAAGATAAGACAGATAGGCCCTAAGCAGTCTCACGTTGAAGAAGGCACACAGGCAGCAAGGGATGAAAGAAATTCTAATAAGAGAAATGCTAAACAGGAGGTGCGAGATCCGAGGAGAGTGAAAAAAGCCCAGGAAGACAGGCCTCAAGAAACAACAAGCCAGCATTCTACAAAAGCTTCTCCTGATCCAAAGGAGAATGCAGAAAACTGGCAAGGATCCAAATCAGGCAAGAGGTGGAAATCTGGttgggaagaaaataaaaa CTCACAACAGAATGAGGAACACCAAGCACTTGGTAAGACCCCTCACCAAAGACACCGGGAAAACTGGCCTGCTGGTAAAGGAATTTTATCACCCCGAgcaccaaagcagcagcaccggTTAAGTGTGGATGCCAATCTGCAGATTCCCAAAGAATTGACATCTGCGAGCAAGAGAGAATTGCTTAAGAAG GCCAATGACCGCTTAACATCTGGTGAAATAACCCAAGATGAGTTTCTCATGGTGGCCCATCAAATACGACAGCTCTTCCAGTATCAGGAAGGAAAGCACCGGTGTAGCGTCTGGGATAGCCCTACAGAGGATAAATGTGGCTTGAAAAAGAAACCTCTTCTATCAGATGCAGAATTAACTTACTATGAGCATAAAGCTAAACTAAAGAGAACACAAGTTCAGCATTCATTGTCCAGGCTTGATCTGTTGGATCCTGATGATATTTTAGATTACCATATACCTGATGCATTGCTTTCTGGAATAGAATGTGAACAAGCAAAAGCCAAGCGTGGAGTGCAGTTTGACAGAAAAGAGCCATTTGGAGAAAGGTCAAGGAGACACTCTCCTGTAAGTGGCACTAACAGACCATTTCCTGATAATCTCTCACCACTTGAGAGTCGACGAAGACTGGAGGAACAAAGTGCTACTAAAGGAGCAAGAGGCTCTAAGAACTTTGATCCTTATGACAACTGGGGAGAATCGGATGAGTTTAGAGATGCTCTCAGACAGCAGGGAAAAAGCACAACAGATTTCCAAAAAATCGATGGTGATGCAATCTGCAGATTTGAGAATCGTGAAGAAAGACAGCTTCTTGGGCAAGCTG GTGTTCGAGAGGAACCAAGGTCACCTTTTAGTGAACGTTTCAAAAGAGCAAGATTTGAAGATCCAGAGAAAGCACCGTTTGCAGAAAGTCCAGGATCAAGATTTGGAGGCAttgaagcaaagcaaaggatAACTGCACTAATGGAAGACAGAGCTTTATTTGATGGCTCACCTAGACAGgctgctgcaagagttggggtaGATGGACAGGGAAGTCCTTTTGTTGATGGTCCTGCTGCTGGTTCAAGTTCGAGAATTGATGGGCCCCCTGGACAGGCTGCTATGAGATTTGAGGGGCCTTTGGTGGGGGCAGGTGCTTCTCAGTTTGATGGACCAcatgcaggagcaggaggagctggagccctAAGATTTGATGGGCCgccagggcagctggcaggggctTTGAGGTTTGAAGGACCCCCAGGACAGGTTGGTGGAGGGGGTCCACTAAGGTTTGAGGGACCTCTTGGGCAGATAGGTGGGCCATTGCGATTTGAGGGGCCTGCAGGGCAGCCTGTAGGTGGTCCGAGATTTGAAGGACCTGGAGTTGGACTCAGGTTTGAGGGTCCCCGTGGTCAGCCTTCAGGTGGTCTCAGGTTTGAGGGACCTCATGGTCAAC CAGGGGGTGGCCTCAGGTTTGAGGGGCCACATTTGCAGCCATTGGGACCCCATGGCCAACCTGGAGGTGGCCTCAGATTTGAGGGCCCACATGGTCAGCCTATGGGGCCACATGGACCATCAGGTGGTGGGCTTAGGTTTGAAGGGCCACATGGACCATCAGGGCTCAGATTGGAAGGACCACATGGTCAGCCAGGTGTAGGTCCTAGGTTGATTGATGGACCAGTACATCAGGTTGCTGGTGGACTCAGATTTGATGGTCCTCTGGGTCGGGCTGGTCCCAGATTTGATGGTTGTCATGCAGCAGGATTCGATGGTCAGCCTGGACAGCTGTCACTCTTGCAAAGATTTGATGGAATTCATGGACAGCCTGGCCCAAGATTTGAAAGAGTGCCTGGCCAGCAGGCACAACCACGCTTTGATGCACCCATACCTCAGAGATTTGACGGACCTCACCAGTCAGCCTCTAGATTTGACTTGCCCCTTGGCCTTCAAGGTGCACGTTTTGAAAATGTAGCTAACCACCCTGCCTCAAGACTAGAAATGTCACCGTACGGACAAGGTGGTCCATTCGTTGACCATCCTGGCCCGGGCTACAATGGACCATCTCATGGGATGCAATTCCAGAGACCTGATCTATTTGATGGGTCACCTGGACCAAATTTCAATGGGCCAGCTggcccaggagcacagaattTCCCATTGAGAGGAGCTGGACATTACTTTGAGGAAAAAGGTCTTCAAGGTCCTCAGTATGGAAACTTCAATAATATGCCAATGGGAAGTAACCAG GTTTCTGTCATGTCTGCTCAGCCAGGGTCTTATGGCCAAGGTCAACAGTATTTGCCAAATCCTGGAAGTTTTGTTCAGAACCCTGGAG GAGCCCTTCCACATTCCTACCCTGATAACCACCTTGGGCAGCTTGATGTCAATGAGTTATTTGCTAAACTGCTGTCAACAGGAATCCTCAAACTGTCAAAAACTGATTCTACTTCAGCAC AAGTGAATGAAACCTCagcccagccagctgctgaagaggaagaagatgacCAGAACGAAGATCAGAATGTTCCAGACCTCACTAACTTCATAGTTGAGGAACTCAGACA GCGTTATGATAGTGTAATAAATCGCCTGTACACAGGAATTCAGTGTTACTCATGTGGAATGAGATTCACCACGTCACAGACCGATGTTTATGCAGATCATTTAGATTGGCATTATCGTCAAAACCGGACAGAAAAAGATGTTAGCAGGAAAATCACTCACAGAAGATGGTACTACAGTTTAACG
- the PCF11 gene encoding pre-mRNA cleavage complex 2 protein Pcf11 isoform X1, with translation MSTPESSAGSSEAREDACRDYQSSLEDLTFNSKPHINMLTILAEENVPFAKDIVSLIEAQIAKAPASEKLPVMYLMDSIVKNVGREYLTAFTKNLVATFICVFEKVDENTRKSLFKLRSTWDDIFPLKKLYALDVRVNSLDPAWPIKPLPPNVNTSSIHVNPKFLNKSPEESAAPTSAVTSGASTPPSVPEIQKNLTQEQLIRQQLLAKQKQLLELQQKKLELELEQTKAQLAVSLSVQQGSSTVASVPAPSKQHMSPTPHMTVKPPHQTAVQPEKNKPSPSPPLHDTKIVNRDPRLNRMAQHSSHAKDQSHRKEFPPSMTSQSDTKANKTTQAEKQNSTKQEKQKGSEKTQKKELDQSEAKSKSPSPLKNKIPSSKDTKTQECESTKVSEISKRDPRLKRHLQDKSEGKEDEVKDKRRSTEKKEKEEHKTGEHRTAGSRNKVVNGAVQKQDTATEESEKQSGKQGRSSNRKRSRSRSPKARSPSTHSPKRRERRSPKRRLRSLSPTSSTPKIGKIRQIGPKQSHVEEGTQAARDERNSNKRNAKQEVRDPRRVKKAQEDRPQETTSQHSTKASPDPKENAENWQGSKSGKRWKSGWEENKNSQQNEEHQALGKTPHQRHRENWPAGKGILSPRAPKQQHRLSVDANLQIPKELTSASKRELLKKANDRLTSGEITQDEFLMVAHQIRQLFQYQEGKHRCSVWDSPTEDKCGLKKKPLLSDAELTYYEHKAKLKRTQVQHSLSRLDLLDPDDILDYHIPDALLSGIECEQAKAKRGVQFDRKEPFGERSRRHSPVSGTNRPFPDNLSPLESRRRLEEQSATKGARGSKNFDPYDNWGESDEFRDALRQQGKSTTDFQKIDGDAICRFENREERQLLGQAGVREEPRSPFSERFKRARFEDPEKAPFAESPGSRFGGIEAKQRITALMEDRALFDGSPRQAAARVGVDGQGSPFVDGPAAGSSSRIDGPPGQAAMRFEGPLVGAGASQFDGPHAGAGGAGALRFDGPPGQLAGALRFEGPPGQVGGGGPLRFEGPLGQIGGPLRFEGPAGQPVGGPRFEGPGVGLRFEGPRGQPSGGLRFEGPHGQPMGPRGQPGGGLRFEGPHGQPLGPHGQPGGGLRFEGPHLQPLGPHGQPGGGLRFEGPHGQPMGPHGPSGGGLRFEGPHGPSGLRLEGPHGQPGVGPRLIDGPVHQVAGGLRFDGPLGRAGPRFDGCHAAGFDGQPGQLSLLQRFDGIHGQPGPRFERVPGQQAQPRFDAPIPQRFDGPHQSASRFDLPLGLQGARFENVANHPASRLEMSPYGQGGPFVDHPGPGYNGPSHGMQFQRPDLFDGSPGPNFNGPAGPGAQNFPLRGAGHYFEEKGLQGPQYGNFNNMPMGSNQVSVMSAQPGSYGQGQQYLPNPGSFVQNPGGALPHSYPDNHLGQLDVNELFAKLLSTGILKLSKTDSTSAQVNETSAQPAAEEEEDDQNEDQNVPDLTNFIVEELRQRYDSVINRLYTGIQCYSCGMRFTTSQTDVYADHLDWHYRQNRTEKDVSRKITHRRWYYSLTDWIEFEEIADLEERAKSQFFEKAHEEVVLKTQEAAKEKEFQSVPAGPAGAVESCEICQEQFEQYWDEEEEEWHLKNAIRVDEKIYHPSCYEDYQNTSSFDCTPSPSKTPVENPLNIMLNIVKQETQQESCDSPKVKEEPDDTPSTCAEESTPASTDIKTEPDESVQMN, from the exons ATGTCGACCCCGGAGAGCAGCGCTGGTAGCAGCGAGGCCCGGGAGGACGCGTGCCGCGATTACCAGTCATCGCTGGAAGACCTGACGTTCAATAGCAAGCCGCATATCAACATGCTGACCATCCTGGCAGAGGAGAACGTGCCCTTCGCCAAGGACATCGTCTCCCTGATCGAGGCGCAAATCGCCAAG GCTCCTGCATCAGAGAAGCTTCCTGTTATGTATCTTATGGATTCCATTGTCAAGAATGTGGGAAGAGAGTATCTTACTGCATTTACTAAAAACCTAGTTGCAACATTTATTTGTGTATTTGAAAAG GTGGATGAAAATACTAGGAAAAGTTTATTTAAATTACGCTCCACATGGGATGATATTTTTCCTTTGAAGAAACTGTATGCACTTGATGTCAGAGTCAACTCATTAGATCCTGCTTGGCCAATTAAACCTCTGCCCCCAAATGTGAATACTTCTAGCATCCATGTGAATCCTAAGTTTTTAAATAAATCG cCAGAGGAATCTGCTGCACCTACCTCTGCTGTCACTTCTGGTGCCTCTACTCCTCCATCTGTTCCTGAAATACAAAAGAATTTGACACAGGAGCAACTCATAAGGCAGCAATTGcttgcaaagcaaaagcagttgTTAGAACTTcaacaaaaaaaattagagctggagctggaacaGACTAAAGCACAGTTG GCTGTATCTCTTAGTGTTcagcaaggatcatctactgtAGCTTCAGTTCCAGCACCATCGAAGCAGCACATGTCTCCCACTCCTCATATGACAGTTAAACCACCTCATCAAACTGCTGTGCAACCTGAAAAAAATAAGCCATCCCCAAGTCCTCCACTTCATGATACAAAAATAGTAAATAGGGATCCTCGACTTAACAGGATGGCTCAACATTCTTCCCATGCTAAAGATCAgtctcacaggaaagaatttccACCAAGCATGACCAGTCAGTCTGATACCAAGGCTAACAAAACAACTCAGGCCGAAAAACAAAACTCAACGAagcaagaaaaacagaaaggaagtgaaaaaacacagaagaaagaaCTTGACCAGTCAGAAGCAAAATCTAAATCACCATCCCCTTTGAAAAATAAGATACCCAGTAGTAAAGATACTAAAACCCAGGAATGTGAAAGCACAAAAGTATCTGAAATTAGTAAGCGGGATCCAAGACTGAAAAGACATCTTCAAGATAAGTCAGAGGGCAAAGAGGATGAGGTGAAAGACAAAAGGAGAAGtacagagaaaaaagaaaaagaggaacaTAAGACAGGTGAACACagaacagcaggcagcagaaataAAGTAGTTAATGGTGCTGTTCAGAAGCAAGATACAGCTACAGAGGAGTCGGAGAAACAGAGTGGGAAACAGGGGAGATCAAGTAATAGAAAACGGTCACGATCACGCTCTCCTAAAGCACGGTCACCATCCACACATTCTCCAAAAAGACGAGAGAGGAGATCACCCAAAAGAAGACTTAGGAGCTTATCTCCCACTTCATCAACTCCTAAAATTGGAAAGATAAGACAGATAGGCCCTAAGCAGTCTCACGTTGAAGAAGGCACACAGGCAGCAAGGGATGAAAGAAATTCTAATAAGAGAAATGCTAAACAGGAGGTGCGAGATCCGAGGAGAGTGAAAAAAGCCCAGGAAGACAGGCCTCAAGAAACAACAAGCCAGCATTCTACAAAAGCTTCTCCTGATCCAAAGGAGAATGCAGAAAACTGGCAAGGATCCAAATCAGGCAAGAGGTGGAAATCTGGttgggaagaaaataaaaa CTCACAACAGAATGAGGAACACCAAGCACTTGGTAAGACCCCTCACCAAAGACACCGGGAAAACTGGCCTGCTGGTAAAGGAATTTTATCACCCCGAgcaccaaagcagcagcaccggTTAAGTGTGGATGCCAATCTGCAGATTCCCAAAGAATTGACATCTGCGAGCAAGAGAGAATTGCTTAAGAAG GCCAATGACCGCTTAACATCTGGTGAAATAACCCAAGATGAGTTTCTCATGGTGGCCCATCAAATACGACAGCTCTTCCAGTATCAGGAAGGAAAGCACCGGTGTAGCGTCTGGGATAGCCCTACAGAGGATAAATGTGGCTTGAAAAAGAAACCTCTTCTATCAGATGCAGAATTAACTTACTATGAGCATAAAGCTAAACTAAAGAGAACACAAGTTCAGCATTCATTGTCCAGGCTTGATCTGTTGGATCCTGATGATATTTTAGATTACCATATACCTGATGCATTGCTTTCTGGAATAGAATGTGAACAAGCAAAAGCCAAGCGTGGAGTGCAGTTTGACAGAAAAGAGCCATTTGGAGAAAGGTCAAGGAGACACTCTCCTGTAAGTGGCACTAACAGACCATTTCCTGATAATCTCTCACCACTTGAGAGTCGACGAAGACTGGAGGAACAAAGTGCTACTAAAGGAGCAAGAGGCTCTAAGAACTTTGATCCTTATGACAACTGGGGAGAATCGGATGAGTTTAGAGATGCTCTCAGACAGCAGGGAAAAAGCACAACAGATTTCCAAAAAATCGATGGTGATGCAATCTGCAGATTTGAGAATCGTGAAGAAAGACAGCTTCTTGGGCAAGCTG GTGTTCGAGAGGAACCAAGGTCACCTTTTAGTGAACGTTTCAAAAGAGCAAGATTTGAAGATCCAGAGAAAGCACCGTTTGCAGAAAGTCCAGGATCAAGATTTGGAGGCAttgaagcaaagcaaaggatAACTGCACTAATGGAAGACAGAGCTTTATTTGATGGCTCACCTAGACAGgctgctgcaagagttggggtaGATGGACAGGGAAGTCCTTTTGTTGATGGTCCTGCTGCTGGTTCAAGTTCGAGAATTGATGGGCCCCCTGGACAGGCTGCTATGAGATTTGAGGGGCCTTTGGTGGGGGCAGGTGCTTCTCAGTTTGATGGACCAcatgcaggagcaggaggagctggagccctAAGATTTGATGGGCCgccagggcagctggcaggggctTTGAGGTTTGAAGGACCCCCAGGACAGGTTGGTGGAGGGGGTCCACTAAGGTTTGAGGGACCTCTTGGGCAGATAGGTGGGCCATTGCGATTTGAGGGGCCTGCAGGGCAGCCTGTAGGTGGTCCGAGATTTGAAGGACCTGGAGTTGGACTCAGGTTTGAGGGTCCCCGTGGTCAGCCTTCAGGTGGTCTCAGGTTTGAGGGACCTCATGGTCAACCTATGGGGCCTCGAGGTCAACCAGGGGGTGGTCTCAGGTTTGAGGGACCCCATGGTCAGCCCTTGGGGCCTCATGGTCAACCAGGGGGTGGCCTCAGGTTTGAGGGGCCACATTTGCAGCCATTGGGACCCCATGGCCAACCTGGAGGTGGCCTCAGATTTGAGGGCCCACATGGTCAGCCTATGGGGCCACATGGACCATCAGGTGGTGGGCTTAGGTTTGAAGGGCCACATGGACCATCAGGGCTCAGATTGGAAGGACCACATGGTCAGCCAGGTGTAGGTCCTAGGTTGATTGATGGACCAGTACATCAGGTTGCTGGTGGACTCAGATTTGATGGTCCTCTGGGTCGGGCTGGTCCCAGATTTGATGGTTGTCATGCAGCAGGATTCGATGGTCAGCCTGGACAGCTGTCACTCTTGCAAAGATTTGATGGAATTCATGGACAGCCTGGCCCAAGATTTGAAAGAGTGCCTGGCCAGCAGGCACAACCACGCTTTGATGCACCCATACCTCAGAGATTTGACGGACCTCACCAGTCAGCCTCTAGATTTGACTTGCCCCTTGGCCTTCAAGGTGCACGTTTTGAAAATGTAGCTAACCACCCTGCCTCAAGACTAGAAATGTCACCGTACGGACAAGGTGGTCCATTCGTTGACCATCCTGGCCCGGGCTACAATGGACCATCTCATGGGATGCAATTCCAGAGACCTGATCTATTTGATGGGTCACCTGGACCAAATTTCAATGGGCCAGCTggcccaggagcacagaattTCCCATTGAGAGGAGCTGGACATTACTTTGAGGAAAAAGGTCTTCAAGGTCCTCAGTATGGAAACTTCAATAATATGCCAATGGGAAGTAACCAG GTTTCTGTCATGTCTGCTCAGCCAGGGTCTTATGGCCAAGGTCAACAGTATTTGCCAAATCCTGGAAGTTTTGTTCAGAACCCTGGAG GAGCCCTTCCACATTCCTACCCTGATAACCACCTTGGGCAGCTTGATGTCAATGAGTTATTTGCTAAACTGCTGTCAACAGGAATCCTCAAACTGTCAAAAACTGATTCTACTTCAGCAC AAGTGAATGAAACCTCagcccagccagctgctgaagaggaagaagatgacCAGAACGAAGATCAGAATGTTCCAGACCTCACTAACTTCATAGTTGAGGAACTCAGACA GCGTTATGATAGTGTAATAAATCGCCTGTACACAGGAATTCAGTGTTACTCATGTGGAATGAGATTCACCACGTCACAGACCGATGTTTATGCAGATCATTTAGATTGGCATTATCGTCAAAACCGGACAGAAAAAGATGTTAGCAGGAAAATCACTCACAGAAGATGGTACTACAGTTTAACG